The following coding sequences are from one Asterias amurensis chromosome 8, ASM3211899v1 window:
- the LOC139940464 gene encoding DENN domain-containing protein 10-like gives MAALIDLFAAGLIEKDVNSDVLWVWSYPVINAKQRDLIQRKGCLNTTHNGSLVPFVYGQHNRQWFYISTQEVVDSSTLPKVKSFSLVLLTRDFNPEKYSLLTKILCQAYVSSGNPASLLEHYLSVITKGSCQSENNGMFQVRDFDLRKAYAAASIKDVINAFELESILIYTALLLKKRVAVYHSKVEELLDFVRALPSLVWHRQNWSLLYPYVDLESEDEIQELKGASSYIAGFTDPAIENRTNLFDVFINVPAGEITVNPTAKEYFTLGKLHKDIAKVMVTSAQDESISNKQTIVDISNKTMELINNLKSLSDSGPNGSGKVSIETLHERKMPPATESFLFNLAAAEGMAQV, from the exons ATGGCGGCGCTCATAGATCTTTTTGCTGCTGGATTGATCG AGAAAGACGTCAACTCAGATGTATTATGGGTCTGGTCCTACCCTGTGATCAATGCCAAGCAACGGGATCTCATCCAGAGAAAAGGATGTCTAAACACTACACACAACGGTTCCTTGGTTCCCTTTGTGTATGGTCAACACAATAGGCAGTGGTTCTACATTAGCACGCAGGAAGTGGTCGACTCATCCACTCTCCCTAAG GTAAAAAGTTTCTCTCTTGTGCTTTTAACGAGAGACTTCAACCCGGAGAAGTACAGCCTGTTGACCAAGATCCTCTGCCAGGCCTACGTGTCATCGGGAAACCCGGCCTCATTGCTAGAACATTACTTGTCCGTCATTACAAAAGGGAGCTGTCAGAGTGAGAACAATGGCATGTTCCAGGTTCGGGATTTTGACTTGAGGAAAGCTTACGCTGCAGCTTCCATAAAAG ATGTCATCAATGCTTTTGAGTTGGAGTCCATCCTGATTTATACAGCTTTACTGCTGAAGAAACGCGTAGCAGTGTACCACTCCAAAGTAGAAGAACTGCTTGATTTTGTAAG AGCATTACCGAGCCTGGTATGGCATCGGCAAAACTGGTCCCTCCTCTACCCATACGTTGATCTTGAGTCCGAGGATGAGATACAGGAATTGAAAGGAGCTTCTTCATACATTGCTGGATTCACAGATCCTGCTATTGAGAATAGGACCAATCTCTTTGATGTTTTTATCAACGTCCCGGCCGGTGAAATCACAGTTAATCCTACTGCAAAAG AATATTTCACGTTGGGTAAGCTGCATAAAGACATAGCCAAGGTAATGGTTACCAGTGCTCAGGATGAGTCCATAAGCAACAAACAGACCATCGTG GATATTTCGAACAAGACGATGGAATTAATCAACAACTTAAAATCCCTGAGTGACTCTGGCCCCAACGGATCAGGCAAAGTCAGCATCGAGACGTTGCATGAACGTAAAATGCCACCAGCCACAGAGAGCTTCCTGTTCAACCTTGCCGCTGCAGAAGGAATGGCGCAAGTCTAG
- the LOC139940463 gene encoding peroxisome proliferator-activated receptor delta-like: protein MDTNGNQHYLYTNSASVTSTNGHDHSKHVAIDNLDLPLKCRICGDKASGFHYGVHSCEGCKGFFRRTHRMKLQYKPCPYSKSKPCKISLSTRNKCQYCRFQKCIAVGMSHDASRFGRMPREERMRLLEELNQEEHEASEGDKRRAELRELTERIHRAYKDIWAMSFHPTLEARTNKLKEERLGVVEERINPDANPMRELTDINDIAAFLRSALQTAIESLAQFAKKLPEFRSLDLNDQVSLLKHAGFEIAMIATASRYMADGLWFPSGGVYFKKQLLEDLDTMFFEDKFRFFEKMKKLNLTERELALFCVLALAAPDRDDLTQREKVEKFQEVILEALEWEVHQNHHDNPLVLPRLLSRLVDLRQLKLEHVQQIQQLMLLDDPRFNGPSPLMMEVYDL, encoded by the exons GTCATGACCACAGCAAACATGTAGCCATTGACAATCTTGATCTTCCCCTAAAATGCCGTATTTGTGGTGACAAGGCGTCTGGATTCCATTACGGGGTCCACTCATGTGAAGGATGCAAG GGTTTCTTCCGTCGCACACATCGCATGAAATTACAGTACAAACCGTGTCCATACTCCAAGTCCAAGCCGTGTAAAATCAGCTTGTCAACAAGGAACAAGTGCCAGTACTGTCGCTTCCAGAAGTGCATTGCAGTTGGCATGTCACATGATG CCTCAAGGTTTGGTCGGATGCCGCGGGAGGAGCGCATGCGTCTCCTTGAGGAGCTTAATCAGGAGGAGCACGAGGCAAGCGAGGGCGACAAACGAAGGGCCGAGTTACGCGAGCTGACTGAGAGAATACACCGAGCGTACAAGGACATCTGGGCTATGAGTTTCCATCCAACATTAGAGGCAAGGACGAACAAACTGAAGGAGGAGAGACTTGGAGTTGTAGAG GAAAGAATCAATCCTGATGCCAATCCAATGAGGGAGCTTACAGACATCAACGACATCGCAGCCTTCCTACGCAGTGCCCTCCAAACGGCAATCGAGAGCCTCGCTCAGTTCGCCAAGAAACTCCCTGAATTCCGGTCCCTAGACCTGAACGACCAGGTATCGTTACTCAAGCACGCTGGCTTTGAGATCGCCATGATTGCAACGGCGTCACGCTACATGGCGGACGGATTGTGGTTCCCATCAGGCGGTGTCTACTTTAAGAAACAGCTTCTGGAAGACCTCGACACGATGTTCTTTGAGGATAAGTTCAGATTTTTCGAGAAGATGAAGAAGTTAAACTTGACGGAGAGGGAACTGGCGCTGTTCTGTGTTTTGGCTTTGGCTGCTCCTG ATCGAGACGACCTAACCCAACGAGAGAAAGTGGAGAAGTTCCAAGAGGTTATCCTGGAGGCGTTAGAATGGGAGGTCCACCAGAACCACCATGATAACCCCCTGGTCCTACCCCGCCTCCTGTCCCGCCTTGTTGACCTACGACAGCTGAAGCTGGAGCATGTCCAACAAATTCAGCAACTCATGCTTCTGGATGATCCCAGATTCAATGGTCCCTCACCTCTCATGATGGAGGTATATGACTTATGA